The proteins below are encoded in one region of Rubripirellula reticaptiva:
- a CDS encoding sigma 54-interacting transcriptional regulator: protein MNTPSSQRSQSSPPPNPVADSAARQGAYLVLRSAGRWSDVFRLSPPAEAVIGRSSANQIVLRSDQASRRHARIHWVGEKTSETAKPATKPATASTTNWQIEDLGSRNGVFVNSQRIESPTMLKTGDLITIAGFAITFTDRIDGRQTDKTTESAPHATDDQLTLEIDPASITDRRRESVYLHSGSSTLPAIGGASLPLLQLAFALARENDPIAAVEATLECLTANVAIDTAGVYLNSTDSETNTDAIDIPLVSTRQTGPRSYRRPPESLLKSVAADDGQATLARNVLGDVQLATENSRGEIDIESLILAPIRRVDGPIRGMLHLTTAAGGRPLASSDLEFAVAACEILAESLANQIDRQELGKALNQSRRTIRQLQNQLGDKVQIIGRSEPIAEVIEKITLAAPTSATVLVRGESGVGKELVAAALHHASKRKDGPLVCLNCAALSPTLLESELFGHEKGAFTGATDRKRGKFEMADGGTLMLDEIGEMSADIQAKFLRVLEGHAFERVGGHESIRVDARVVAATNRDLQAMVADGKFRQDLFYRLNVVEIIVPPLRARGSDVVTLAEYFLQRFNAEMGRKIESITDAAKKKLRAYHWPGNIRELKNVIERAVVLNRKNVIDESDLSLTPAADSASPANISDGTAIETTLAELERQHIERVLQHTEGNKSRAAQILGIERSTLDRKLKRYSEA, encoded by the coding sequence GTGAACACACCATCATCCCAACGATCGCAATCGTCACCACCGCCCAATCCAGTCGCCGATTCGGCAGCTCGCCAGGGGGCCTATCTGGTGCTGCGCTCGGCTGGGCGTTGGAGTGACGTTTTTCGGCTTTCGCCGCCCGCCGAAGCGGTAATCGGCCGCTCCTCGGCGAATCAAATTGTCTTGCGAAGCGACCAAGCCAGTCGCAGGCACGCCCGAATCCACTGGGTTGGCGAAAAAACAAGTGAAACCGCCAAGCCGGCAACAAAACCAGCCACCGCATCAACAACGAACTGGCAAATCGAAGACCTTGGCAGCCGCAATGGGGTCTTCGTCAATTCCCAGCGAATTGAGTCGCCAACGATGCTAAAAACAGGCGACCTCATCACGATCGCCGGTTTCGCCATCACTTTCACCGATCGGATCGACGGCAGGCAGACGGACAAAACCACCGAATCAGCGCCGCATGCGACCGACGATCAACTTACCCTCGAAATCGATCCCGCGTCGATCACCGACCGACGCCGCGAAAGCGTATACCTGCATTCAGGTTCTTCGACTTTGCCAGCGATCGGTGGGGCCAGTTTGCCGCTTCTGCAACTCGCCTTCGCCCTGGCTCGCGAAAACGATCCCATCGCCGCAGTTGAAGCGACGCTGGAATGTTTGACGGCCAATGTCGCGATCGACACGGCCGGCGTGTATTTGAACAGTACCGATTCGGAAACAAACACCGACGCGATCGACATACCTTTGGTGTCAACGCGTCAAACGGGCCCGCGAAGCTATCGCCGACCGCCCGAGTCGCTATTGAAGTCCGTTGCTGCCGACGATGGCCAAGCAACGCTGGCACGCAACGTCTTAGGTGATGTGCAACTGGCCACGGAAAACAGCCGCGGCGAAATTGATATTGAAAGTCTGATCCTGGCTCCGATCCGTCGCGTTGATGGTCCAATCCGAGGAATGCTGCATCTGACCACGGCCGCCGGTGGACGTCCGCTCGCGTCAAGCGACTTAGAATTTGCGGTCGCCGCCTGCGAAATCCTTGCCGAGTCGCTTGCTAACCAGATTGATCGACAAGAACTTGGCAAGGCATTAAACCAGAGCCGACGGACAATTCGCCAACTGCAAAACCAACTTGGCGACAAAGTTCAAATCATTGGACGAAGTGAGCCCATTGCCGAAGTGATTGAAAAAATCACGCTGGCGGCGCCAACGTCGGCAACCGTGCTGGTGCGTGGCGAGTCAGGGGTTGGTAAAGAATTGGTGGCTGCCGCGCTTCACCATGCCAGCAAGCGAAAAGATGGGCCGCTAGTTTGTTTGAACTGCGCTGCACTTTCGCCCACATTGTTGGAAAGCGAACTGTTCGGTCACGAGAAAGGCGCCTTCACGGGCGCGACCGACCGCAAACGTGGCAAGTTCGAGATGGCCGACGGTGGCACGTTGATGCTCGACGAAATCGGCGAGATGAGTGCAGACATTCAAGCGAAATTTCTGAGGGTGCTTGAAGGGCATGCTTTCGAACGCGTTGGCGGACACGAATCGATTCGTGTGGACGCAAGGGTGGTGGCGGCGACAAATCGCGACCTGCAGGCCATGGTGGCAGATGGCAAGTTTCGACAAGACCTTTTCTATCGACTCAACGTCGTCGAGATCATCGTGCCTCCGTTGCGAGCGCGAGGTTCGGACGTCGTTACGCTGGCCGAATATTTCTTGCAGCGTTTCAATGCTGAAATGGGCCGAAAAATTGAGTCCATCACCGACGCCGCGAAAAAAAAACTGCGTGCCTACCATTGGCCAGGCAACATCCGCGAACTCAAAAATGTGATCGAGCGGGCTGTCGTCTTGAACCGCAAAAATGTGATCGACGAGTCGGATCTATCGCTAACGCCGGCCGCTGACTCCGCTTCGCCTGCGAACATTTCGGACGGCACCGCGATCGAAACGACGCTTGCGGAACTCGAAAGACAACACATCGAACGCGTGCTCCAGCATACCGAAGGTAACAAAAGCCGAGCTGCTCAAATCCTAGGGATCGAACGAAGTACGCTCGATCGCAAACTGAAACGATACAGCGAAGCATGA
- a CDS encoding retropepsin-like aspartic protease family protein has translation MKFPFLNRSHKVRLAVASLVLGALSLPVLSPAAVSQETATEKFSPAVVEKADKILEDAKLRRVGKVIQSTDTAEIGRAISGLSKTRRELKRIYDDWKAVDQQIHAMEQELKRLNVQYGELNLQLARGNVTSRARDQVVGMINAGIARSKILESEKSAQKVLLASKRATLNSAEAEYAETVLAIRSDYKKLKEELDKQLITSPVQIALRVMHANFDTPEAMTADDILSVVDKRLQKIEQEVFSETIALEVVNQSLYVNVVVGRVSTRMVVDSGASLISLPSKTATELGIVVPPDAPQMRMIMADGREIPARGVTLARVRVGEFEAENINAAVLDAAATDAEPLLGMSYLGNFKFEIDMAEKSLKMLRVKTDD, from the coding sequence ATGAAGTTTCCTTTTTTAAATCGTTCGCACAAAGTTCGCTTGGCCGTTGCCAGTCTGGTCCTCGGTGCACTCAGTCTACCGGTGCTGTCGCCGGCTGCGGTATCACAAGAAACAGCGACCGAAAAGTTTTCGCCTGCGGTGGTCGAGAAAGCCGACAAAATATTGGAAGACGCAAAGCTGCGTCGTGTGGGCAAGGTGATTCAGTCGACTGACACCGCCGAGATTGGGCGTGCGATCAGCGGACTATCCAAGACTCGGCGCGAACTTAAACGCATCTACGACGACTGGAAAGCGGTTGACCAGCAGATCCATGCGATGGAGCAAGAGTTGAAGCGTTTGAATGTGCAATATGGCGAGCTGAACTTGCAACTTGCGCGAGGCAACGTCACCTCCCGAGCTCGCGACCAGGTGGTTGGGATGATCAACGCGGGGATTGCCCGTTCGAAAATTCTAGAGAGTGAAAAGTCGGCTCAAAAGGTGCTGCTTGCGTCGAAACGAGCCACCCTGAATTCGGCGGAAGCAGAATATGCCGAAACGGTGCTGGCGATTCGAAGCGACTACAAGAAGTTGAAAGAGGAATTGGACAAGCAACTGATCACGTCGCCGGTTCAAATTGCTTTGCGAGTGATGCATGCTAACTTTGACACGCCGGAGGCAATGACGGCCGATGATATTTTGTCCGTCGTTGACAAGCGACTGCAGAAGATCGAGCAAGAAGTGTTTAGCGAGACGATTGCGTTGGAGGTGGTCAATCAGTCGCTGTATGTGAATGTTGTGGTGGGGCGAGTATCGACGCGGATGGTTGTCGACAGCGGCGCATCGCTGATCAGTCTGCCAAGTAAGACCGCGACAGAACTGGGCATCGTGGTTCCGCCGGATGCTCCGCAGATGCGAATGATCATGGCCGATGGTCGTGAGATTCCGGCACGCGGGGTCACGTTGGCTCGGGTTCGCGTCGGCGAGTTTGAGGCCGAGAACATCAATGCAGCGGTTTTGGATGCAGCCGCAACCGATGCCGAACCGCTGCTTGGGATGAGCTACCTGGGCAACTTTAAATTTGAAATCGACATGGCCGAGAAAAGCCTGAAGATGTTGCGAGTCAAAACGGACGACTGA
- a CDS encoding ShlB/FhaC/HecB family hemolysin secretion/activation protein translates to MCLSRGIQYSFALFAVMQIVGSVTYAQNYERYKPLDISNIDVVSPALPEQRDLPEAVEDDRILVESLEAVVIVDTADKIATDETIDDLEGIHYRFDSNDSLVHQSQVRSIVAAQIGQPITLRRINELTRDIIKQYRRCKQPIVDVVIPEQRVTGGTLHLVVIESRIGSVKVKPGCYFDCEEVSRWVECTKPGRKIYEPWIENDLLWMNQNAFRRVSVDFEKGAAEGTTDVIYSVKDQFPLRGYVGVDDSGVETLNYGRFFAGFQYGNLFGRGGTLGYQYTADESFSLLEAHSLSFTQPINRDYSFLTYGSWAGVSPMLDGGLDQNGESYQFGSTLTRHLEKSRTHFRNLTAGYEFKATNNNLEFAGSTISNSVADLFQLRFGYDDYMRIDADQFRSFNVDCFIGPGGGMTGSHSAAAFNTLRPGTSPDYVYGRMRYERADSVGRDWLLSSRFAGQASSERLLFSETLGLGGFDTLRGTDQRAYNADHGWIANFEFGPKTYRWGCQHDPRTFRAYTFVDMGNGYVADPIDGEDAYTFALSTGVGARFQISDRLIARFDYGIGIQDIADNGRSDRAHFGLTWIPGRRLY, encoded by the coding sequence ATGTGCTTGAGTCGGGGCATCCAGTACTCGTTCGCGCTGTTTGCGGTGATGCAGATTGTCGGCAGCGTGACTTATGCACAGAACTACGAACGCTACAAACCACTCGACATCTCAAACATTGATGTCGTTTCTCCCGCGCTGCCTGAACAACGCGATCTGCCCGAGGCTGTCGAGGACGACCGTATCTTGGTGGAGTCGCTGGAAGCCGTTGTGATTGTCGACACGGCTGACAAAATCGCAACTGACGAAACCATCGATGATCTCGAAGGCATCCACTATCGATTCGATAGCAACGATTCGCTGGTTCATCAGTCGCAAGTTCGATCGATTGTCGCGGCCCAGATCGGTCAACCGATCACGCTACGCCGCATCAATGAACTTACTCGTGACATCATCAAGCAATACCGTCGCTGCAAACAACCGATCGTCGATGTTGTCATCCCTGAACAACGCGTCACGGGTGGCACATTGCATCTAGTCGTGATCGAGTCTCGCATCGGCAGTGTCAAAGTAAAGCCCGGTTGTTACTTTGATTGCGAGGAGGTTTCGCGTTGGGTTGAATGCACGAAGCCAGGCCGAAAGATCTATGAACCATGGATCGAAAACGACTTGTTATGGATGAACCAAAACGCGTTCCGGCGAGTCAGCGTTGACTTTGAAAAAGGAGCCGCTGAGGGAACGACCGACGTCATCTATTCGGTAAAAGACCAGTTCCCGCTGCGTGGTTATGTCGGCGTCGATGACTCGGGTGTCGAAACGCTGAATTACGGTCGATTCTTTGCCGGCTTTCAGTACGGCAACTTGTTTGGCCGTGGCGGAACTCTGGGATACCAGTACACCGCCGACGAAAGCTTTTCGCTGTTGGAAGCTCACTCACTTAGTTTTACTCAGCCGATCAACCGAGACTACTCGTTTCTGACGTATGGAAGCTGGGCCGGCGTGTCTCCGATGCTCGACGGTGGTCTCGATCAAAACGGAGAAAGCTACCAATTTGGATCGACGCTGACTCGGCATCTGGAAAAGTCCCGCACGCATTTTCGCAACTTGACCGCCGGATACGAATTCAAAGCAACCAATAACAACTTGGAATTTGCTGGATCCACAATCAGTAACTCAGTCGCCGATCTCTTCCAACTGCGTTTTGGATACGACGATTACATGCGGATTGATGCTGATCAGTTTCGCAGTTTCAACGTTGACTGCTTTATCGGTCCGGGTGGCGGCATGACCGGCAGCCACTCCGCGGCGGCGTTCAATACACTGCGGCCGGGAACTTCACCCGACTACGTTTATGGGCGGATGCGATACGAGCGCGCCGATTCCGTTGGCCGCGATTGGTTGTTGTCGAGTCGCTTTGCCGGGCAAGCTTCATCTGAGCGATTACTGTTTAGCGAGACCTTGGGGCTGGGCGGTTTCGACACCCTTCGCGGCACCGACCAGCGCGCCTACAACGCAGACCACGGCTGGATCGCCAACTTCGAATTCGGACCTAAGACCTATCGCTGGGGATGTCAACATGACCCGCGAACCTTCCGTGCTTACACGTTCGTCGATATGGGCAACGGCTATGTTGCTGATCCGATAGATGGCGAAGACGCTTACACATTCGCGCTCAGCACTGGCGTCGGCGCCAGGTTCCAGATCAGCGACCGTTTGATTGCTCGCTTTGACTACGGTATCGGCATCCAGGACATTGCCGACAACGGGCGTAGCGATCGGGCTCACTTTGGCCTGACGTGGATCCCGGGTCGCCGGCTTTACTAA